CACCGGCAACCTGGCCGGTCCCCGCATCGGGCACACCGCCTCCCTGCTCTCCAACGGCAAGGTCCTCATCACAGGGGGCCAGGACAGCGGCGGGCTCCTCGCCACCGCCGAGCTCTACGATCCGGCCACGGGCTCCTGGAGTCCCACCGCGAGCATGGGCGAGCGCCGCATCGGGCACACCGCCACCCCTCTGCCCTCGGGCAAGGTCCTCGTCACCGGCGGCTACCGGAACTTCGTGGAGGAGTCCCTCACCACCGCCGAGCTCTACGACCCCGCCACCGGTTCTTGGAGTCCCGCCGCGAACATGGACGAGCACCACGCCTGGCACACCGCCACCCTGCTCCCCTCCGGCAAGGTCTTCGTCACGGGCGGCTCCGGTAGCGAGGAGTTCGCCACCACCGAGTCCTACGACCCCGCCACCAACTCCTGGAGCCCGGCTCGCAGCATGAGGGCCCTCTTCGGGTCGCATACCGCCACGTTGCTCCCCAACGGCAAACTCCTGGTCACGAGTGACTTCTGGCGCCAAGCGTATCGTCCCGCCACCGCGGACCTCTACGACCCGGTCACCGACTCCTGGACGGTCCTCACCCCACGAAGCCCTCTGCGCAGCGCGCATACCGTCACCCTCCTGCTTTCCGGCAAGGTGCTCTTCGCGGGGGGCTGGAGGAGGAATCCCTGTTCCTCGACACGGCGGAGCTGTACGACTCCAACGCCTCGACCTGGGCTCCCGCCCGTGCGATGGATGCCCCCCGTTACGCCTTCACCCTGACCCCGCTCTCCTCCGGGCGGATCCTCGTGGCGGGCGGGTCCTTCGAGCGCACGTCCGCGGGAGTCTATGACCCCGGCTCGGACACCTGGACTCCCACCGGCGACATGGCCCAGGGCCGTATCTGGCATACGGCCACCCGGCTCTCCTCCGGCGAGGTTCTCCTCACGGGAGGTTATGGAGACCCCTCCAGCGCGCTCTCCTCGGTGGAGCTGTTCGACCCCCACCTCCAGACCTTCCGTGTCGCGGCCAGCATGGCAACCGCCCGCCATGAGCACACCGCCACCCTGCTGCCTTCCGGCAAGGTGCTCGTCACCGGTGGTGCCTCCGAGGAGGGCGTGCTCGCTTCCGCGGAGCTGTATGACCCGGCCACTGGCGCCTGGAGCCCCACGGCCCGCATGGGCAGCGCCCGCTACCTTCACACCGCCACGCCCCTGCCTTCCGGCAAGGTGCTCGTCACCGGTGGCCCCCACCTCACCTCCGCGGAGCTGTACGACCCGGCCACCCGCTCCTGGACTCCTGCCTCCCGCATGGCCACCGCCCGCCACGCGCACACCGCCACCCTGCTGCCTTCCGGCGAGGTGCTCGTCACCGGTGGCATCAACGCCACGGACGGGTGGTCCTCCCTGGCCTCAGCGGAGCGCTACGATCCGGCCACCAACACCTGGAGTCCCACCGGCGGCCTGATCACGCCCCGGAGCCACCACACCGCCACCTTGCTTCCCAA
The sequence above is drawn from the Archangium gephyra genome and encodes:
- a CDS encoding Kelch repeat-containing protein, encoding MDAPRYAFTLTPLSSGRILVAGGSFERTSAGVYDPGSDTWTPTGDMAQGRIWHTATRLSSGEVLLTGGYGDPSSALSSVELFDPHLQTFRVAASMATARHEHTATLLPSGKVLVTGGASEEGVLASAELYDPATGAWSPTARMGSARYLHTATPLPSGKVLVTGGPHLTSAELYDPATRSWTPASRMATARHAHTATLLPSGEVLVTGGINATDGWSSLASAERYDPATNTWSPTGGLITPRSHHTATLLPNGRVLITGGFDNAGVAATSELYDPATSSWSPTTDLNERRTYHGASLLPHGKVLVAGGRNASGDIASAELYDPASGL
- a CDS encoding Kelch repeat-containing protein, translated to MHRKSVTALLCLLGFSISLSGCGQRPEQDSNPHSRTITLDGRGYTPVWAGTGSMSGYRSGHTATLLSNGGVLVAGGYGGEGAIATAELYDPATGSWSPTGNLAAPRSWHTAILLSNGKVLIAGGDNGFLTATAELYDPATGSWSSTGNLAGPRIGHTASLLSNGKVLITGGQDSGGLLATAELYDPATGSWSPTASMGERRIGHTATPLPSGKVLVTGGYRNFVEESLTTAELYDPATGSWSPAANMDEHHAWHTATLLPSGKVFVTGGSGSEEFATTESYDPATNSWSPARSMRALFGSHTATLLPNGKLLVTSDFWRQAYRPATADLYDPVTDSWTVLTPRSPLRSAHTVTLLLSGKVLFAGGWRRNPCSSTRRSCTTPTPRPGLPPVRWMPPVTPSP